One genomic window of Proteobacteria bacterium CG1_02_64_396 includes the following:
- a CDS encoding pyridine nucleotide-disulfide oxidoreductase codes for MNIVIVGNGPAAIAAVEAIRGQGREDSIVMVSKEDSPFYSPCPLAEYVEGSVPRGRLFLRPEGFYRDLKVQTLFGRAATALNPESRRVTVGIGEAATELPYDRLLIATGAKAVLPPIPGLAWGEGVVALKTLGDAEAILARIEGVAPARRAVVIGSGFIGLEAAQALIRRGLEVTVIEALEQVLPQMLDAEVAAKVEARLRTHGIDVRVGAPVEAVLHGPEGVSAVRAGGSAIDCDLVVCAAGVRPDLGWLAGSGLETAIGVRVDERMATNLPDVFAAGDIIETLDTQGARRVLGNWPNAVNGGRIAGLNMIGAERRYRGLDAINVVRIFDLPVASFGSRTGERTVTWEGGGHVRRLVLNDGRIVGGQFFGDVNEAGLYLEMMNKGVEATPFERDLLTPRFGMGHLLPRPPRPTWSSSGSTALLNDSSR; via the coding sequence ATGAACATCGTCATCGTCGGCAACGGACCGGCCGCCATCGCCGCCGTCGAGGCGATTCGGGGGCAGGGGCGGGAAGACTCCATCGTCATGGTTTCGAAGGAGGACAGCCCCTTCTACTCCCCTTGCCCGCTGGCCGAATACGTGGAGGGGAGCGTCCCACGCGGGCGTCTGTTCTTGCGCCCGGAGGGGTTCTACCGCGATCTGAAGGTTCAAACCCTGTTTGGACGGGCCGCCACCGCCCTCAATCCCGAGTCGCGCCGGGTGACGGTGGGGATCGGTGAGGCGGCGACCGAGCTGCCCTACGACCGGCTGCTCATCGCCACCGGCGCCAAGGCGGTGTTGCCCCCCATCCCCGGCCTTGCATGGGGAGAGGGGGTGGTGGCGCTCAAAACCCTGGGGGACGCCGAGGCGATCCTGGCTCGGATCGAGGGGGTGGCCCCTGCCCGCCGGGCGGTGGTGATCGGCTCGGGTTTCATTGGGCTGGAGGCGGCCCAGGCGCTGATTCGCCGGGGGCTTGAGGTCACCGTGATCGAGGCGTTGGAGCAGGTGTTGCCCCAAATGCTCGATGCTGAGGTGGCGGCCAAGGTCGAGGCGCGACTGCGCACCCATGGCATCGATGTGCGGGTGGGCGCCCCCGTCGAGGCGGTGCTTCATGGTCCCGAGGGTGTAAGCGCGGTGCGGGCGGGGGGGAGCGCAATCGACTGCGATCTGGTGGTCTGCGCCGCCGGGGTCCGTCCCGACCTGGGTTGGCTGGCTGGCAGCGGGCTTGAAACCGCGATCGGGGTACGGGTCGATGAGCGGATGGCGACCAACCTGCCCGACGTGTTTGCCGCGGGCGACATCATTGAAACCCTCGATACCCAGGGGGCGCGACGGGTGCTCGGCAACTGGCCCAATGCGGTCAACGGCGGGCGCATCGCCGGGCTGAACATGATCGGGGCCGAGCGGCGCTATCGCGGCCTGGACGCCATCAACGTGGTGCGCATTTTCGACCTGCCGGTCGCCTCTTTTGGCAGTCGAACCGGGGAGCGTACCGTCACCTGGGAGGGTGGTGGGCATGTGCGCCGGTTGGTCCTGAACGACGGACGGATCGTCGGGGGGCAGTTCTTCGGCGATGTGAACGAGGCCGGGCTCTACCTTGAGATGATGAACAAAGGGGTCGAGGCGACCCCCTTCGAGCGGGATCTGCTCACCCCCCGCTTCGGCATGGGCCACCTGCTCCCCCGCCCGCCTCGCCCGACTTGGTCGTCCAGTGGTTCGACAGCGCTCCTGAACGACTCGTCCAGATGA
- a CDS encoding 4Fe-4S ferredoxin, translating into MEKIIFTFIERCVACKGCEIACAVEHSQAKNLFAAIHETPPPRSRVKVGSAGAYTYPARCQHCREAACIAACPMGAMTRNPTTDAVFVDGDKCIGCWMCVTVCPFGGVSADPVGHKAQKCDLCPDRTTQGGDPACVAACPTRALWFATPEQMAALRRDETTRAVVGDVGPQVAASISLWRTLKGEVSA; encoded by the coding sequence GTGGAAAAAATCATCTTCACCTTCATCGAACGGTGCGTCGCCTGCAAGGGGTGCGAGATCGCCTGCGCGGTCGAGCACTCCCAGGCCAAGAACCTCTTCGCCGCCATCCATGAGACCCCACCCCCCCGTTCGCGGGTGAAGGTGGGGTCGGCGGGGGCGTATACCTATCCGGCGCGGTGCCAGCATTGCCGGGAGGCGGCCTGCATCGCCGCCTGCCCCATGGGGGCGATGACCCGCAATCCCACCACCGACGCGGTCTTCGTCGATGGAGACAAATGCATCGGGTGTTGGATGTGTGTGACGGTTTGCCCCTTCGGCGGCGTTAGCGCCGACCCGGTGGGGCACAAGGCCCAGAAGTGCGATTTGTGCCCCGACCGCACCACTCAAGGGGGGGACCCGGCCTGCGTCGCCGCCTGCCCGACCCGGGCGCTGTGGTTCGCTACCCCCGAGCAGATGGCGGCGTTGCGGCGCGACGAAACGACCCGGGCGGTGGTGGGGGATGTGGGGCCGCAGGTCGCCGCTTCGATTTCACTTTGGAGAACACTGAAGGGGGAGGTATCCGCATGA
- a CDS encoding cell filamentation protein Fic — MKFERFKAGQWQPRYQYKSFEPVLVNHEWSWEDPAINLLLESANRALGELNAFSLIVPDIDLFIEMHVVKEAQSSSRIEGTQTGIDEALMPEAQIRPEKRDDWREVRNYIAAVNSAVAQLKNLPLSNRLLQQTHAVLMQGVRGERKQPGEFRTSQNWIGGSSLLDAAFIPPHYDGVPALMGDLERFWHNEAIVVPHLIRVAISHYQFETIHPFLDGNGRIGRLMIPLYLVSHGLLAKPSLYLSDFFERNRASYYDALMQVRSSNDLIHWVRFFLQGVTETATKGRGVFGQVLTLRTGVEQQILGLGKRAPNAKAALNVLYRQPIVQAADLERRLEISKPTANNLLRDLQGLGILSETTGQLRDRVYVFDRYLKLFVS, encoded by the coding sequence ATGAAATTCGAACGCTTCAAGGCCGGGCAGTGGCAGCCCCGGTACCAATACAAAAGCTTCGAGCCGGTTTTGGTGAACCACGAATGGAGCTGGGAAGATCCCGCCATCAACCTGCTGCTCGAATCGGCCAATCGGGCGCTGGGGGAGCTCAATGCCTTTTCGTTGATTGTCCCCGACATCGATCTGTTCATCGAAATGCACGTGGTCAAAGAGGCGCAAAGCTCCAGCCGGATCGAGGGAACCCAAACCGGCATCGACGAGGCGCTGATGCCCGAAGCGCAAATCCGCCCCGAAAAACGGGACGATTGGCGCGAGGTGCGCAACTACATCGCAGCGGTGAACTCCGCCGTTGCCCAGCTCAAGAACCTGCCCCTCTCCAACCGCCTGCTCCAACAAACCCACGCGGTGCTGATGCAGGGGGTGCGCGGGGAGCGCAAACAGCCGGGGGAGTTTCGCACCAGCCAAAACTGGATCGGCGGCTCCAGCCTGCTGGATGCCGCCTTCATTCCCCCCCACTACGACGGTGTTCCGGCCTTAATGGGCGACCTGGAGCGGTTCTGGCACAACGAGGCCATCGTGGTCCCCCATCTGATTCGGGTGGCCATCAGCCACTACCAGTTCGAGACCATTCATCCCTTTCTGGACGGCAACGGGCGAATCGGACGGTTGATGATCCCCCTGTATTTGGTCAGCCATGGGCTGTTGGCTAAACCGTCGCTGTACCTGTCGGACTTTTTCGAACGCAATCGGGCCAGCTACTACGACGCCCTGATGCAGGTGCGCTCCTCCAACGATCTAATCCACTGGGTGCGGTTTTTTCTGCAAGGGGTGACCGAAACGGCCACCAAGGGGCGGGGGGTGTTCGGGCAGGTGTTGACGCTGCGCACCGGGGTGGAGCAGCAGATTCTGGGGTTGGGCAAACGCGCCCCCAATGCCAAGGCGGCGCTCAACGTGCTGTACCGCCAGCCGATTGTGCAGGCCGCCGACTTGGAACGGCGGCTGGAAATTTCCAAACCGACCGCCAACAACCTGCTGCGCGACCTGCAAGGATTGGGAATCCTCAGCGAAACCACCGGCCAGTTGCGCGACCGGGTGTATGTGTTTGATCGTTACCTTAAGCTCTTCGTTAGTTAA
- a CDS encoding PLP-dependent threonine dehydratase (threonine deaminase; threonine dehydratase; in Escherichia coli, IlvA is part of the isoleucine biosynthetic pathway) — protein sequence MQGILRRILTARVYDVARQTPLDPAPKLSALLARGVFLKREDLQPVFSFKLRGAYNKIAHLDPMVRAQGVIAASAGNHAQGVALSAKHFGIPAVIVMPATTPAIKVEAVRAYGAEVVLFGDSYSDAAGFAEQLTAERGLTYIHPYDDKLVIAGQGTIAHEILNQLPGGPRKGDTIFVPVGGGGLIAGIAAFFKAIAPEVRIIGVEPSDADAMIRSVEAGERVTLERVGIFADGVAVKQVGELTFEICRRFVDGWVRVSTDEIASAIKRLFEENRSIAEPAGALASAGMVRWGQLHPEEEGDGGRWISLVSGANMNFDRLRHVAERAAIGEQREALLGITIPERPGAFLEMVAALDQAAITEFNYRLCNRDQAYVFAGVAVAGPKGREHLLAHLAGEGFEALDLTDDEVAKLHLRHMVGGRAPFVDRERLVRFRFPERPGALREFLEAIQGRWNIALFHYRNFGADFGRVLVGMEVPEEDEEHFAAFLAQVGYEWNDESDNRGYKLFL from the coding sequence CTGCAAGGCATCCTGCGCCGGATCCTCACCGCCCGCGTCTACGACGTAGCGCGGCAGACCCCCCTCGATCCCGCCCCGAAACTTTCTGCCCTGCTGGCGCGGGGGGTTTTCCTTAAGCGGGAGGATTTACAACCGGTCTTCTCGTTCAAGCTGCGCGGCGCCTACAACAAGATCGCCCACCTCGATCCCATGGTGCGGGCCCAAGGGGTGATCGCCGCCTCGGCGGGCAACCACGCCCAAGGGGTGGCGCTGTCGGCCAAACATTTCGGCATCCCCGCCGTCATCGTCATGCCCGCGACCACCCCCGCCATCAAGGTCGAGGCGGTGCGGGCCTATGGGGCCGAGGTGGTGCTGTTTGGCGATTCCTACTCCGACGCCGCCGGGTTTGCCGAACAGCTCACCGCCGAGCGGGGGTTGACCTACATCCACCCCTACGACGACAAACTGGTGATTGCCGGACAGGGGACCATCGCCCACGAGATTCTCAATCAGCTTCCCGGCGGCCCCCGCAAGGGGGACACCATCTTCGTGCCGGTGGGGGGTGGGGGGCTCATTGCCGGAATCGCCGCCTTCTTCAAGGCCATCGCCCCCGAGGTGCGCATCATCGGGGTCGAACCGAGCGATGCCGACGCCATGATTCGGTCGGTCGAGGCGGGGGAGCGGGTCACCCTGGAGCGGGTCGGCATCTTTGCCGACGGGGTGGCGGTGAAGCAGGTGGGGGAGCTGACCTTCGAAATCTGCCGCCGTTTTGTCGACGGCTGGGTGCGGGTGTCGACCGATGAAATCGCCAGCGCCATCAAACGTTTGTTCGAAGAAAATCGCTCCATCGCCGAACCGGCGGGGGCGCTGGCGAGCGCCGGGATGGTCCGCTGGGGGCAGCTCCACCCCGAGGAGGAGGGGGATGGCGGGCGTTGGATCAGCCTGGTGTCGGGCGCCAACATGAATTTCGACCGGCTGCGCCATGTGGCGGAGCGGGCCGCCATCGGCGAACAACGCGAGGCGCTGTTGGGGATCACCATTCCCGAGCGGCCCGGCGCCTTTCTTGAGATGGTCGCGGCCCTCGATCAGGCCGCCATCACCGAGTTCAACTACCGGCTGTGCAACCGCGATCAGGCCTATGTGTTTGCCGGGGTTGCGGTCGCCGGCCCCAAGGGGCGCGAGCATCTGCTGGCCCATTTGGCCGGTGAAGGGTTCGAGGCGCTCGACCTGACCGACGACGAGGTGGCCAAGCTGCATTTGCGCCACATGGTCGGGGGGCGTGCGCCCTTCGTCGATCGGGAGCGGTTGGTCCGCTTTCGCTTCCCCGAGCGGCCCGGGGCTTTACGCGAGTTTTTAGAGGCGATCCAGGGGCGGTGGAACATCGCGCTCTTCCACTACCGCAACTTCGGTGCCGATTTTGGCCGGGTGCTGGTGGGGATGGAGGTGCCCGAGGAGGACGAGGAGCACTTCGCCGCCTTCCTGGCCCAGGTCGGCTATGAGTGGAACGACGAGTCGGACAATCGGGGATACAAGCTGTTTTTGTAG
- a CDS encoding type III restriction endonuclease subunit R, with protein sequence MSARIQHHVTGRLSLRPPQAESLARLVQALRAAPEMAAHGGDVNAILATLKGLFPTLTDFERDFPSLCFALATGVGKTRLMGAFITYLHLAHNIHNFFVLAPNLTIYNKLIADFTPNTPKYVFKGIADFAQQPPLLITGDNYAQNAQAVRAPLPGVAPEARINIFNISKINTEVRGGKSPRIKRLSEYLGDSYFDYLAGLPDLVLLMDESHRYRASAGIRAINELQPLFGLELTATPFVEVGSGNTVPFKNVVMDYPLARALEDGFVKEPAVVTQRGFDASAHTPQEIEKIKLEDGVRLHEAAKVELLTYARENEVPAVKPFMLVIARDTTHAAQLLALIESEAFHGGRYRGKAIQVDSSSKEDQTIERLLRVEHPDEPTEIVIHVNMLKEGWDVTNLYTIVPLRAAKARTLIEQSIGRGLRLPYGKRTGVEAVDRLSIVAHDKFQEIVDEANRGDSVIRLKQLILDAPQEGEGKVSVQVESGLMTQLGLAAPVTGLEAAGVESAGAEVAGPLGPASAQPLFKTPEERQAAQRVLEVIGRYETRSDIAPTRQALLGAGVQQAIAHEVAQLLASSPRNLLEEGPPLDLQAVVAQTTAVVVQKTIDIPRMVVLPTGEVSTGFHPFTLDVNGLHLQPGAREIVIQNLHTHEQTVLPVGVGRREQRLEDYIVHALVDYDDIDYFSHADLLYDLAGQMVRHLLGYLTQDEAHGVLGGSSKIVAAQIHAQMMEHFWETATRYEVQVSRGFTELKPCNYTAGAGQVVRPYRDTVTEVGRIKQMLFGGFARCLYDYQKFDSDTERRFAVILERDALKWLKPAKGQFQIYYKLGTQQPEYIPDFVAETQTAIWMVETKARVDLNTQEVQAKAQAAAQWCRHASDYAASAGGKPWGYLLIPHDEINESQRLSDLRRFAVAPLPNHNPPASNGLVGP encoded by the coding sequence ATGAGTGCCCGCATCCAACACCATGTGACGGGCCGCCTGTCGCTGCGCCCCCCCCAGGCCGAGTCGTTGGCCCGGCTGGTTCAAGCGTTGCGAGCCGCCCCCGAGATGGCGGCCCACGGTGGCGACGTCAACGCCATTTTGGCCACGCTGAAAGGCTTATTCCCCACCCTGACCGACTTCGAGCGCGACTTCCCCTCGCTCTGCTTCGCCCTGGCCACCGGGGTGGGTAAAACCCGGCTGATGGGGGCCTTCATCACCTACCTGCACTTGGCGCACAACATCCACAACTTCTTCGTCTTGGCCCCCAACCTGACGATCTACAACAAGCTGATCGCCGACTTCACCCCCAACACCCCCAAATACGTCTTCAAAGGGATCGCCGACTTCGCCCAGCAACCGCCGCTGCTGATCACCGGCGACAACTACGCCCAAAACGCCCAGGCGGTGAGGGCCCCCCTGCCGGGGGTCGCCCCCGAGGCCCGCATCAACATCTTCAACATTTCCAAAATCAACACCGAGGTGCGGGGCGGCAAAAGCCCCCGGATCAAGCGGCTTTCGGAATACCTGGGCGACAGCTACTTCGATTACCTGGCGGGACTGCCCGATTTGGTGCTGCTGATGGACGAGTCGCACCGCTACCGGGCCAGCGCCGGAATCCGGGCGATCAACGAACTTCAACCGCTGTTTGGGCTGGAGCTGACCGCCACCCCCTTCGTGGAGGTTGGTAGCGGCAACACCGTCCCCTTCAAAAACGTGGTGATGGACTACCCCCTGGCCCGCGCCCTGGAGGATGGCTTTGTCAAAGAGCCCGCCGTGGTCACCCAGCGGGGTTTCGACGCCAGCGCCCACACCCCGCAGGAGATCGAGAAAATCAAACTCGAAGACGGGGTGCGGCTGCACGAGGCGGCCAAGGTGGAGTTGCTGACCTACGCCCGGGAAAACGAAGTACCGGCGGTGAAACCCTTCATGTTGGTTATTGCCCGCGACACCACCCACGCCGCTCAGCTTCTGGCGTTGATCGAATCGGAGGCTTTTCACGGCGGGCGTTACCGGGGCAAGGCGATTCAGGTCGATTCCAGCAGCAAAGAGGATCAGACCATCGAGCGGCTGCTGCGGGTTGAACACCCCGACGAACCGACCGAAATCGTCATCCACGTCAACATGCTTAAAGAGGGGTGGGACGTCACCAACCTGTACACCATCGTCCCCCTGCGGGCGGCCAAGGCGCGGACGTTGATCGAGCAGTCGATTGGGCGGGGATTGCGCCTGCCCTACGGCAAACGGACCGGGGTGGAGGCGGTGGACCGGCTGAGCATCGTGGCCCACGACAAATTCCAAGAGATCGTCGACGAAGCCAACCGGGGCGATTCGGTCATTCGGCTCAAGCAGTTGATCCTCGATGCCCCGCAAGAAGGGGAGGGGAAGGTTAGCGTTCAGGTTGAGTCGGGGTTGATGACGCAGCTTGGGCTGGCGGCGCCCGTGACTGGATTGGAGGCCGCCGGGGTGGAGTCTGCCGGGGCCGAGGTTGCCGGGCCGCTTGGCCCCGCCAGCGCCCAGCCCCTCTTCAAAACCCCGGAGGAGCGGCAGGCGGCCCAAAGGGTGCTGGAGGTGATCGGGCGTTACGAAACCCGCAGCGACATCGCCCCCACCCGCCAGGCGCTGCTGGGGGCGGGGGTGCAGCAGGCTATTGCACACGAGGTGGCGCAGTTGCTGGCATCGAGCCCTCGCAACCTGCTGGAGGAGGGACCGCCCCTGGATTTGCAGGCGGTGGTGGCCCAAACCACGGCGGTGGTGGTCCAGAAAACCATCGACATTCCCCGCATGGTGGTGCTTCCAACAGGGGAGGTGAGCACCGGCTTTCACCCCTTCACCCTGGATGTGAACGGGCTGCATTTGCAACCGGGGGCGCGGGAGATCGTCATCCAAAACCTGCACACCCACGAACAGACGGTGTTGCCCGTGGGGGTGGGCAGAAGGGAGCAGCGGCTGGAGGACTACATCGTCCATGCCCTGGTCGATTACGACGATATCGACTACTTCAGCCATGCCGATCTGCTCTACGACCTGGCCGGGCAGATGGTGCGGCACCTGCTGGGTTACCTGACGCAGGATGAGGCCCACGGGGTGCTGGGGGGCAGCAGCAAAATCGTGGCCGCCCAGATCCACGCCCAGATGATGGAACACTTCTGGGAGACCGCGACCCGCTACGAGGTGCAGGTCAGCCGAGGTTTCACCGAACTTAAACCCTGCAACTACACGGCGGGGGCGGGGCAGGTGGTGCGGCCCTACCGCGACACGGTGACCGAGGTGGGGCGGATCAAACAGATGTTGTTCGGCGGTTTTGCCCGCTGCCTTTACGACTACCAGAAGTTCGACTCCGACACCGAGCGCCGCTTTGCCGTGATTCTGGAGCGCGACGCCCTGAAGTGGCTGAAACCGGCCAAGGGGCAATTCCAGATTTACTACAAGCTGGGGACGCAGCAGCCGGAGTACATCCCCGACTTTGTGGCCGAAACCCAAACCGCGATTTGGATGGTCGAAACCAAAGCCCGTGTGGACCTCAACACCCAGGAGGTCCAGGCCAAAGCCCAGGCCGCCGCCCAGTGGTGCCGCCACGCCAGCGATTACGCAGCCAGTGCGGGGGGCAAACCGTGGGGTTACCTGCTGATTCCCCACGATGAAATCAACGAATCGCAGCGGCTGAGCGACCTGCGCCGGTTTGCAGTCGCGCCCCTGCCAAACCATAACCCCCCTGCATCCAATGGGCTTGTGGGGCCATGA
- a CDS encoding carbon-monoxide dehydrogenase catalytic subunit, with product MKPVSIPVVERSLLDVAHSRGFDTARERLAVMSPQCGFGELGTCCRTCYMGPCRIDPFGNGPSEGICGLNADAMVARNLLRETVGGAASHVGHARHLVLTLRNALDGKAPYSIKSEAKVLALAKTFGVQTEGRAVHDVCRDLVNIALEDFGRQDDEPNNWLSKRAPAQEQELWKNLGLMYSNPHNEIETAMHATSMGNDADPVTLMMRVLKMSLVDGWTGLTLCTDIQDILFGIPEVAVTEASVGVLEERSVNIAAHGHNPVLSEKILEWADKMQGEAVAAGAEGINVVGVCCTGNELGMRHGVKLAAHNSQTELILTTGAVDAMVVDIQCIWPQLAQVAKCFDTAFITTDEMVHIPDARHIPFEPVHADESAQEIIRTAIACFKKRQGKPVDIPQHKSTAIAGLSVEAIVDILSKVDPADPLKPVIDNVANGNIHGFAGVVGCSSIKFRDGAMTEEMVKALLAQNVLVCTTGCTAHICGQAGLLTGEATLKYAGDGLKAVLTALGEAAGLGGPLPPVWHMGSCVDNSRIVDLLGAVAARLGVKVGQLPAVGSAPELVQEKAVSIGGSFLGLGVSCHIAPAPRILGAPMVTQLLTKDLQGITGAVVRVELEAHKAADWMVAHIGEKRTALGLG from the coding sequence ATGAAGCCCGTCTCGATTCCGGTGGTTGAACGCTCGCTCCTCGATGTCGCCCACAGCCGGGGGTTCGACACCGCCCGCGAGCGCTTGGCGGTGATGTCGCCGCAATGCGGCTTCGGCGAACTGGGTACCTGCTGCCGCACCTGCTACATGGGTCCGTGCCGCATCGATCCGTTCGGCAATGGCCCCAGCGAGGGGATTTGCGGACTGAACGCCGATGCCATGGTCGCCCGCAATCTGCTGCGCGAAACCGTCGGTGGGGCGGCATCCCACGTGGGGCACGCCCGCCATCTGGTGCTGACCCTGCGCAACGCCCTGGACGGCAAGGCCCCCTACAGCATCAAGAGTGAGGCCAAGGTGCTGGCGCTGGCCAAGACCTTCGGGGTTCAGACCGAGGGGCGGGCGGTGCACGACGTTTGCCGCGACCTGGTCAACATCGCCCTGGAGGACTTCGGACGCCAGGACGACGAGCCCAACAACTGGTTGAGCAAGCGGGCCCCGGCGCAAGAACAAGAGCTCTGGAAAAACCTGGGGTTGATGTACTCCAACCCCCACAACGAGATCGAAACGGCGATGCACGCCACCTCGATGGGCAACGACGCCGACCCGGTCACCCTGATGATGCGGGTGCTCAAGATGAGCCTGGTCGACGGCTGGACCGGCCTGACCCTGTGCACCGACATTCAAGACATCCTCTTTGGCATCCCCGAGGTGGCGGTCACCGAGGCCTCGGTGGGGGTACTTGAGGAGCGCAGCGTCAACATCGCCGCCCACGGCCACAACCCGGTCCTCTCCGAGAAGATTCTGGAGTGGGCCGACAAGATGCAGGGCGAGGCGGTCGCGGCGGGGGCCGAGGGGATCAACGTGGTCGGGGTTTGCTGCACCGGCAACGAGCTGGGGATGCGCCATGGGGTGAAACTGGCGGCCCACAACTCCCAGACCGAGCTGATCCTGACCACCGGCGCGGTCGATGCCATGGTGGTCGACATTCAGTGCATCTGGCCCCAGTTGGCCCAGGTCGCCAAGTGTTTCGACACCGCCTTCATCACCACCGACGAGATGGTGCACATCCCCGATGCGCGCCACATCCCCTTCGAGCCGGTCCACGCCGACGAAAGCGCCCAAGAGATCATCCGTACCGCCATCGCCTGCTTCAAAAAGCGGCAAGGCAAGCCGGTCGACATTCCGCAGCACAAGTCCACCGCCATCGCCGGGCTCTCGGTGGAGGCGATTGTCGACATCCTGTCGAAGGTCGATCCCGCCGATCCCCTCAAGCCGGTCATCGACAACGTCGCCAATGGCAACATCCACGGCTTCGCCGGGGTGGTGGGGTGCTCCAGCATTAAATTTCGGGACGGCGCCATGACCGAAGAGATGGTCAAGGCGCTGCTGGCCCAGAATGTTTTGGTCTGCACCACCGGCTGCACCGCCCACATCTGCGGTCAGGCGGGGCTGCTGACCGGCGAGGCGACCCTGAAATACGCCGGCGACGGCCTCAAGGCGGTGCTGACGGCGCTGGGGGAGGCGGCGGGGCTCGGCGGTCCGCTGCCGCCGGTCTGGCACATGGGTTCGTGCGTCGACAACTCCCGCATCGTCGATCTGCTCGGGGCGGTGGCGGCGCGGCTCGGGGTTAAGGTGGGGCAGTTGCCCGCCGTCGGTTCGGCCCCGGAGCTGGTGCAAGAAAAGGCGGTCTCGATTGGCGGCTCGTTCCTCGGCCTGGGGGTTTCGTGCCACATCGCCCCAGCGCCCCGAATTCTCGGTGCCCCCATGGTGACCCAACTGCTGACCAAGGATCTGCAAGGGATCACCGGCGCCGTGGTTCGGGTCGAGCTGGAGGCGCACAAGGCGGCCGATTGGATGGTCGCCCACATCGGCGAAAAGCGGACCGCTTTAGGGCTCGGCTGA
- a CDS encoding hydroxyacid dehydrogenase, whose translation MSQGEFLLYQTEDAQTLIQVRFQEGGLWLTQQQLADLFQSTPQNITQHIRAIYQTGELREEATCKPYLQVRQERGRQVSRSLKHYNLEMALAIGYRVKSHRGTQFRRWATEQLRGYLEKGFLLDDERFKGGQDSGYFEELLARIRDIRSSEKVFWRKVLDIYATSIDYDANAETTKQFFATVQNKTHWAAHGHTAAELIAQRADSQAPNMGLTSWSGVGKGAPVRKADVGIAKNYLNAEELETLNRIVTAYIEVAELQARAQQVMTMREWSAELDNFLRLTRKEILTHAGTVSAEAALAKAQEAYARYQQQTRNLPSRVEKDFENAIAKPVKQLEQSRKRILPVKNKGGTHGQEG comes from the coding sequence ATGAGTCAGGGCGAGTTTTTGCTGTATCAAACCGAGGATGCACAGACGCTCATTCAGGTGCGCTTTCAGGAGGGAGGTTTGTGGCTGACCCAGCAGCAACTGGCCGATCTGTTTCAAAGCACGCCACAGAACATCACCCAGCACATTCGCGCCATTTACCAAACCGGGGAGTTACGGGAAGAGGCAACTTGTAAGCCGTACTTACAAGTTCGGCAGGAGCGTGGACGGCAAGTCAGTCGCAGCTTGAAGCATTACAACCTGGAGATGGCGCTGGCGATTGGCTACCGGGTGAAGTCACATCGGGGTACGCAGTTCCGCCGCTGGGCGACGGAACAGTTGCGCGGCTATCTGGAAAAGGGATTTTTGCTGGACGACGAACGTTTCAAGGGTGGTCAGGACAGCGGCTATTTCGAGGAACTGCTGGCGCGTATTCGCGACATTCGTTCTTCGGAAAAGGTGTTCTGGCGCAAGGTGCTGGATATTTACGCCACCAGCATCGACTACGACGCGAACGCGGAAACCACGAAGCAGTTTTTTGCCACGGTGCAAAACAAGACGCATTGGGCGGCGCACGGGCATACCGCCGCCGAATTGATTGCGCAGCGTGCCGATTCACAGGCGCCGAACATGGGACTGACCAGTTGGTCCGGGGTCGGCAAGGGAGCGCCGGTACGCAAGGCGGACGTAGGCATTGCCAAGAATTACCTCAATGCCGAAGAGTTGGAGACGCTCAATCGCATCGTCACGGCCTATATCGAAGTGGCCGAGTTGCAGGCCCGTGCGCAACAGGTCATGACGATGCGGGAATGGTCTGCGGAACTGGACAACTTCCTGCGTTTGACCCGCAAGGAGATCCTGACCCACGCGGGCACGGTTTCCGCCGAGGCGGCGCTGGCCAAAGCGCAGGAAGCCTATGCGCGATATCAGCAGCAGACGCGCAACCTGCCTTCGCGGGTGGAAAAAGATTTTGAGAACGCGATTGCCAAACCGGTGAAACAGCTTGAACAAAGCCGGAAGAGGATTTTGCCGGTTAAAAACAAGGGAGGTACGCATGGCCAAGAGGGCTGA